The following are encoded in a window of Calderihabitans maritimus genomic DNA:
- a CDS encoding aminotransferase class I/II-fold pyridoxal phosphate-dependent enzyme, whose product MDLNLLHDEYGVDTDLLDLALEVEEEITPEWKHLKKIASVNHLKVLTAFKQLQVSSHHLLGSTGYGYGDVGRETLDALYAKVFRAEKALVRGHFVSGTHAISSCLFGVLRPGDELLSVTGTPYDTLQKVIGLKGNVKGTLRDWGIIYKQVDLTPGGEPDYPAIAQAINKNTRVVALQRSAGYQWRKALDIDTIAQIIRQVKTINSELICFVDNCYGEFVEEREPSEVGADLVAGSLIKNPGGGLAPTGGYVVGRADLIEQVAAALTAPGLGSDVGATLDMNRVLFQGLFLAPLVVREALKSAVFAARLFSRLGYEVLPAYNSPRADIVQGVLLGDREKVRLFCQGIQEASPVDARVTPVPWNMPGYQDEVIMAGGTFIQGSSIELSADAPMRPPYAVYVQGGLSFDYAKIALLCAAQKIRQTKG is encoded by the coding sequence ATGGATTTAAATTTATTACACGATGAATATGGTGTTGATACTGACCTATTAGATTTGGCCCTTGAGGTGGAAGAAGAAATCACACCGGAGTGGAAACATCTTAAAAAAATTGCGTCTGTTAATCATCTTAAGGTGCTGACGGCTTTTAAACAACTTCAGGTTAGTAGTCACCATTTGCTGGGAAGCACCGGATACGGTTACGGTGATGTCGGAAGAGAAACGCTGGACGCTCTCTATGCCAAGGTTTTTCGTGCAGAGAAAGCCCTAGTAAGGGGACATTTCGTCTCAGGTACCCATGCCATCTCCAGTTGTTTATTCGGTGTTCTTCGGCCGGGAGATGAACTACTTTCGGTTACAGGAACTCCCTATGATACTTTACAAAAGGTTATAGGGCTCAAAGGGAATGTAAAGGGAACCCTTCGGGACTGGGGCATAATTTACAAACAGGTAGACCTAACACCGGGAGGGGAACCTGATTACCCAGCCATCGCGCAGGCCATTAATAAGAATACCCGTGTGGTGGCTCTGCAACGCTCTGCGGGCTACCAATGGCGGAAGGCCCTGGATATAGATACTATTGCCCAGATTATTCGGCAAGTAAAGACGATAAATTCCGAGCTTATTTGTTTTGTTGATAACTGTTATGGAGAGTTTGTAGAGGAGAGGGAACCTTCGGAGGTGGGTGCAGATTTGGTAGCCGGTTCCCTCATCAAGAATCCCGGCGGAGGTCTGGCCCCAACCGGAGGTTACGTAGTGGGCAGGGCAGATTTAATAGAGCAGGTGGCTGCAGCCTTGACTGCTCCCGGTCTAGGCAGCGATGTAGGAGCCACCCTGGACATGAACCGTGTCTTGTTTCAAGGGCTATTTTTGGCCCCATTAGTAGTTAGAGAAGCCCTGAAAAGTGCCGTCTTTGCTGCTCGTCTCTTTTCTCGGCTCGGATATGAAGTTTTACCCGCTTACAATTCTCCAAGGGCCGATATCGTTCAGGGCGTTCTCCTGGGGGATAGGGAAAAAGTAAGATTGTTTTGCCAGGGAATCCAGGAGGCTTCTCCGGTAGATGCTAGGGTTACCCCTGTACCCTGGAACATGCCCGGTTACCAAGATGAAGTTATTATGGCTGGTGGCACCTTCATTCAGGGATCTTCTATCGAGCTGAGCGCCGATGCACCTATGCGGCCGCCCTATGCTGTATATGTCCAGGGAGGGCTGTCATTTGACTATGCAAAAATAGCGCTACTCTGTGCCGCCCAAAAAATTCGCCAGACGAAGGGGTAG
- a CDS encoding GTPase — protein sequence MAKECLVIGQPNAGKTAFVLSFVESLGNSKITITFNYPGKTPIQRTMNLPSARKFLIGPNPHQTRCLQSVTVEIAAGKVSNKVTLIDTTGLVDSIHQELAIRKGMVQTLSALENVPLILHMIDVSKLKYRSGSQILNEVDRQLLELGKLRTGYVVLASKVDLPSAREGLKQLEEAVRGVRVIPVSSLTKKGMKEVIAFVGRNT from the coding sequence ATGGCTAAAGAATGCCTCGTGATCGGTCAGCCTAATGCGGGTAAAACTGCTTTTGTGCTGAGTTTCGTCGAGAGCTTAGGAAATTCAAAGATAACGATAACCTTTAATTATCCGGGTAAAACACCTATTCAAAGAACTATGAATTTACCTTCCGCCCGGAAATTTTTGATAGGACCCAACCCTCACCAAACCCGCTGCCTGCAATCGGTTACGGTCGAAATAGCCGCCGGCAAAGTCAGTAATAAAGTCACCTTAATTGACACGACGGGGTTGGTAGATTCTATCCACCAGGAACTGGCAATCAGAAAGGGAATGGTACAAACGTTGTCAGCTTTAGAAAATGTTCCTCTAATTTTACATATGATTGATGTTTCCAAGTTAAAATACCGTTCCGGTAGCCAGATCTTAAACGAAGTTGACCGCCAACTTTTGGAACTGGGTAAACTGAGGACCGGATACGTGGTTTTGGCGAGCAAAGTTGATTTGCCTTCGGCCCGGGAGGGTTTGAAGCAATTAGAGGAAGCGGTTAGAGGAGTGCGAGTCATTCCGGTTTCTTCTTTGACGAAAAAAGGAATGAAAGAAGTGATAGCCTTTGTGGGGCGGAATACTTAG
- the spoVK gene encoding stage V sporulation protein K, whose product MEIKLRFGTENKLERPKSNDNWGEMVEKGTISPAKAINLIRHYSKQVTHPPISQPEEAEKQKLDEILKELDDLIGLTEIKDLVKEIVAYVEIQKIRAKERLATEPTVLHMIFRGNPGTGKTTVARIIGKLFKELGVLQKGHLVEVERADLVGEYIGHTAQKTREQVKRAMGGILFIDEAYSLARGGEKDFGKETIDVLVKAMEDHKNNLILILAGYKEEMDWFLRTNPGLRSRFPIHLDFPDYTIPELMAIAHLMLERRQYKLSPEAETELEKILRKEAIFGHEHSGNARLVRNIIEKAIRRQAVRLVQEEKLTRQELMSINLEDIQGALGNG is encoded by the coding sequence GTGGAAATTAAATTACGGTTTGGAACGGAAAATAAGCTTGAACGGCCAAAATCAAACGACAATTGGGGAGAAATGGTAGAAAAGGGCACTATCTCACCCGCCAAAGCCATTAACTTAATACGACATTATTCCAAGCAGGTGACTCATCCTCCAATCAGCCAACCAGAAGAAGCAGAAAAACAGAAATTGGATGAAATATTGAAAGAGTTAGACGATCTGATAGGACTGACGGAAATTAAAGACTTGGTCAAAGAAATCGTGGCTTACGTGGAAATCCAGAAAATAAGGGCAAAAGAACGGTTAGCAACGGAGCCTACGGTACTGCATATGATATTTAGAGGTAATCCTGGCACAGGGAAAACCACTGTAGCCAGGATCATTGGTAAGCTGTTCAAAGAATTGGGAGTTTTGCAAAAAGGTCATCTAGTGGAGGTAGAAAGGGCGGATCTGGTAGGGGAGTATATTGGACATACAGCCCAGAAGACTCGCGAACAGGTTAAAAGGGCCATGGGAGGCATTCTTTTCATCGATGAAGCTTATTCTTTAGCCCGGGGAGGCGAAAAGGATTTTGGCAAAGAAACCATTGATGTTCTAGTAAAAGCAATGGAAGATCATAAAAATAACCTGATACTAATTCTGGCCGGGTATAAAGAGGAGATGGATTGGTTCCTGCGTACCAATCCCGGTCTTCGTTCCCGTTTCCCGATACATTTGGATTTTCCCGATTACACTATTCCGGAATTGATGGCCATTGCGCATTTAATGTTGGAAAGACGTCAGTATAAGTTGTCTCCGGAAGCGGAAACAGAGTTGGAGAAAATTTTGCGGAAAGAGGCCATATTTGGCCATGAACATAGTGGAAACGCCCGTCTAGTTCGCAATATAATTGAAAAGGCAATTCGGCGTCAAGCCGTTCGCCTGGTTCAGGAAGAAAAATTGACCCGCCAAGAATTGATGAGTATAAACCTGGAAGACATCCAGGGGGCACTAGGTAATGGCTAA
- a CDS encoding sigma-54-dependent Fis family transcriptional regulator, which produces MSRLQQVREKGQKVAEAIATVLQAEVEIIDTSLVRVAGTGRVHNDVGSKLLRGFINKYVLKTGKHVFISEAGFHEICQSCPLAGKCFYKASIVYPIYLEQEVIGTISLIAFDDKQRQNMLARADSLIEFIGRMADFISSKVAETELLEEKIVMANQLEALINSVHEGVIAIDRQGRITHFNRSAEKLFRIKKSYILGTDIKQHFEALPLLEVLRDGKGFTSREVYFKFNQQNLHLVCTAKPIKSSEEKIMGVVATFRDFSETQKFAYEILSQQQHALTFDNIIGRSPSIQRVKEQARKIAGSNSTVLIVGESGTGKELFARAIHAASTRAHKPFVAINCGAIPETLLESELFGYEEGAFTGAKRGGKPGKIELANGGTLFLDEISNMSLYLQAKLLRVLQERQIERVGSTRVIPIDIRIVAATNQDLQELVQKGRFREDLFYRLSVIPLIIPPLRERREDIPLLLDYYRQRYSKLLLKEVEGFTREALDLCLNYPWPGNVRELINAVEYAINLEETNYITLDSLPPRMKEHFSKENLINTISENGGSVAPLQELEKEAIRRALHQFGWSEKGKKQAAAALGISRATIYRKIQKYQLHPETGAK; this is translated from the coding sequence ATGTCCAGGTTGCAGCAGGTCCGGGAAAAAGGGCAGAAAGTGGCTGAAGCGATTGCCACGGTTTTACAAGCTGAAGTAGAAATCATTGATACCAGCTTGGTGCGTGTGGCCGGCACAGGACGAGTACACAATGATGTGGGGAGTAAGTTATTGAGAGGATTCATCAATAAGTATGTCCTTAAGACTGGAAAGCATGTATTTATCAGCGAAGCAGGCTTTCACGAAATTTGTCAGTCTTGCCCTTTAGCGGGAAAATGTTTTTATAAAGCATCTATCGTATACCCCATATACTTGGAGCAGGAAGTCATCGGGACGATAAGCCTGATAGCCTTTGATGATAAACAACGCCAGAACATGTTGGCTCGCGCCGACTCTTTAATAGAATTCATCGGACGGATGGCAGATTTTATCAGCAGCAAAGTTGCTGAAACTGAACTCTTAGAAGAAAAAATTGTGATGGCTAATCAACTGGAAGCTCTCATTAATTCAGTTCATGAGGGAGTTATTGCTATCGACCGTCAAGGACGAATTACTCATTTTAACCGGTCGGCAGAGAAGCTTTTTCGAATCAAAAAAAGTTATATTCTAGGTACAGACATAAAGCAGCATTTCGAGGCTCTTCCGCTGCTGGAGGTTTTACGCGACGGCAAAGGGTTCACTTCGCGAGAAGTTTATTTTAAGTTCAATCAACAAAATCTGCATTTAGTATGCACTGCCAAACCGATTAAATCTAGTGAAGAAAAAATAATGGGGGTAGTAGCCACCTTCCGCGACTTCAGTGAAACCCAGAAATTTGCGTATGAAATCTTAAGTCAGCAGCAGCATGCCCTGACCTTTGATAACATTATCGGTCGAAGTCCCTCCATCCAAAGGGTTAAAGAGCAGGCCCGAAAAATTGCCGGCAGCAATTCCACCGTCCTGATTGTCGGCGAAAGCGGTACAGGCAAAGAACTATTTGCCCGGGCCATCCATGCCGCTAGTACTCGGGCTCACAAACCCTTCGTTGCTATTAATTGCGGTGCCATTCCTGAAACCTTGCTGGAAAGTGAACTTTTCGGTTATGAAGAGGGAGCATTCACCGGTGCGAAGCGCGGAGGTAAACCGGGAAAGATTGAACTTGCTAACGGCGGCACTTTGTTTCTTGACGAGATCAGTAACATGTCCCTATACCTACAGGCAAAGCTTTTGCGAGTGCTGCAGGAAAGGCAAATTGAACGAGTGGGGAGTACCCGGGTAATACCGATAGATATTCGTATCGTTGCTGCTACCAACCAGGACTTGCAAGAATTGGTACAGAAAGGTAGATTTCGGGAAGACTTGTTTTATCGTTTAAGTGTGATACCGCTGATTATTCCCCCTCTTAGGGAACGACGAGAAGATATCCCGTTACTTTTAGATTACTACAGGCAACGGTATAGTAAACTCCTTCTAAAAGAGGTTGAAGGATTCACGCGAGAAGCTCTCGACCTCTGCCTCAATTATCCCTGGCCCGGTAACGTCCGGGAACTAATCAACGCGGTGGAATATGCGATTAACCTGGAAGAGACTAACTACATTACGTTAGACAGCCTGCCTCCTCGGATGAAGGAGCATTTTAGCAAGGAGAACCTGATTAACACTATTTCTGAAAACGGAGGCTCGGTCGCCCCCTTGCAGGAACTGGAGAAGGAAGCTATTAGAAGAGCTCTCCATCAATTTGGCTGGTCGGAAAAAGGTAAGAAACAAGCCGCTGCAGCTCTGGGGATCAGTCGAGCTACTATCTATCGTAAAATTCAAAAGTATCAATTGCACCCTGAAACCGGCGCGAAATAG
- a CDS encoding tRNA (adenine-N1)-methyltransferase: MDKLAEGDLVIFVDHKGRSFMQRLDPKKIFNFHDGQIAHEEVIGKPDGSEILTSIGKKVLVFRPTLKEYIMNMPRKSNIVYPKDISIILMWADVFPGARVVEAGSGSGALLLSLLRAVGNEGQVISYEEREDMLERARKNVERFGGIPPHLTLKKGNIYEQIEERDIDRIILDVPEPWRVLPHASVALKSGGIIVAYTPTIKQAEQFVAAVKSSSDFMFLQTIEVLIREWHIEGLSVRPEHRMVGHTGFLSLARKFIPVSPLQE; the protein is encoded by the coding sequence ATGGACAAGTTGGCAGAAGGTGATCTGGTTATTTTCGTGGACCATAAAGGTAGGAGTTTTATGCAACGACTTGATCCCAAAAAGATCTTTAACTTTCATGACGGACAGATTGCTCATGAGGAAGTTATTGGCAAACCGGACGGTTCAGAAATCCTGACCTCCATCGGAAAAAAGGTTTTGGTGTTTCGTCCAACCTTGAAGGAATACATTATGAACATGCCTAGAAAAAGTAATATAGTATATCCTAAGGATATTTCAATTATCTTGATGTGGGCTGACGTCTTTCCAGGAGCCCGGGTGGTGGAAGCAGGGTCTGGATCGGGAGCTCTTCTCTTATCTCTTTTGCGGGCAGTAGGAAACGAAGGGCAGGTAATTTCTTATGAGGAAAGGGAAGATATGCTGGAGAGGGCGAGGAAAAATGTCGAGCGGTTCGGCGGTATTCCTCCCCATCTTACCTTGAAAAAAGGAAATATATACGAGCAAATCGAAGAACGAGACATTGATCGTATAATTCTTGATGTTCCGGAACCATGGAGGGTTTTGCCTCACGCCTCCGTTGCCTTGAAATCAGGAGGGATTATCGTTGCCTATACTCCTACTATTAAACAAGCCGAACAGTTCGTGGCGGCAGTAAAAAGTAGTTCTGACTTTATGTTTTTACAGACCATCGAAGTTTTAATTCGCGAGTGGCACATAGAAGGTCTAAGCGTTCGCCCCGAGCACCGGATGGTAGGACATACGGGGTTCCTTTCTTTGGCAAGGAAATTTATCCCTGTATCGCCACTGCAGGAATAG
- a CDS encoding HD domain-containing phosphohydrolase has product MVYFQSLVRIFHRMSLLRKTLLVFGLVMLLLFIIMDRSSNYVIFDVLATREISRNLAAVEEILIMRGRYLHQLAAALKAEFSHHDWREFTWLDEWLDRYGEQPNLSITFDFVWYVDADGQLLYSSSGPVSPQEFSVPIPLAEKIFEGKDFIGYMVLSEDMLRKTNLLSRTAVEVRNRYRTETDRNRVAVKGALVQVAAVPVRQEGQLKSVIVVGDILNRDTGLLDWLSSKLDGHVSLFLGPVLVATSRKDMSGERVFDHVLSPQVYRKVLEGGEPYYGRELVMDEWVYSAYKPLVDFQGRVIGAIYVGTRELPFVRYKKLIGRRILVAIASGTTVFLILFGWVVYSVIRPIKHLATAYLRIAKGTLDIQVPAFKAVNCWEVKNCRRQNCPAYQKEIKCWFVAGGKECTYCQVYKMNRGNEINFLADGFNFMVFSLKDKRRALEHAYAELERQNRELAAKQQELLQSLQALEDSQNIVVSLALAVEAKDRYTKGHSDRVACYARKLAQKLKLSKEEQSTVALAGRLHDIGKIGIQDSILNKKGKLTEQEKKIIQEHPLIGERICSSLKFARGILPVIRHHHERYDGGGYPDGLAGEKIPLLARIVAIADAYDAMTSDRPYRPGLEVAAALSELKAGAGTQWDPELVDLFIELIREDNLKKGKGQVLICES; this is encoded by the coding sequence ATGGTATATTTCCAGTCTCTGGTTAGAATTTTTCATCGCATGTCTCTCCTGCGAAAAACTTTGCTGGTATTTGGCCTGGTTATGCTGCTCTTATTTATAATCATGGACCGAAGTTCCAATTATGTCATATTTGATGTCCTAGCCACCCGAGAGATTTCCCGGAACCTAGCCGCAGTGGAAGAAATATTGATTATGCGAGGCCGGTATTTACACCAACTGGCAGCGGCCCTGAAAGCCGAGTTCAGTCATCATGACTGGAGAGAATTCACCTGGCTAGACGAATGGTTGGATAGGTACGGGGAACAACCAAATCTAAGTATCACATTTGACTTCGTCTGGTATGTTGATGCCGATGGTCAGTTGCTCTATAGCAGCAGCGGGCCCGTTTCGCCCCAAGAATTTTCCGTGCCCATTCCATTAGCGGAAAAGATTTTCGAAGGCAAGGATTTCATCGGTTATATGGTTCTTTCCGAAGATATGCTACGAAAGACCAACTTGTTGTCCAGGACAGCAGTAGAAGTAAGAAACCGGTACAGAACCGAAACCGACAGGAACAGAGTTGCAGTTAAAGGAGCCTTGGTCCAGGTAGCCGCTGTTCCTGTACGCCAAGAAGGACAGCTGAAAAGCGTAATTGTGGTAGGAGATATTTTAAACAGGGATACGGGCTTGCTTGACTGGCTGTCAAGCAAGCTGGACGGCCATGTATCTCTGTTTCTAGGTCCGGTTCTAGTGGCCACTTCCCGTAAGGACATGTCAGGTGAGAGAGTCTTCGACCATGTTTTATCCCCCCAGGTCTACCGAAAAGTGCTGGAGGGGGGAGAACCTTACTACGGACGAGAGCTGGTGATGGATGAGTGGGTTTATAGCGCATACAAGCCCCTTGTAGATTTTCAGGGGCGGGTGATCGGTGCCATCTATGTGGGTACCAGGGAATTACCCTTCGTTAGGTACAAAAAATTGATCGGCAGAAGAATACTGGTAGCCATAGCATCAGGCACTACCGTTTTTCTGATTCTTTTTGGTTGGGTAGTATATTCGGTCATAAGGCCGATCAAGCACCTCGCTACCGCTTATCTGAGAATTGCAAAAGGTACATTGGATATTCAGGTTCCTGCGTTCAAAGCAGTAAACTGTTGGGAGGTAAAAAACTGCCGCCGGCAAAATTGTCCTGCTTACCAAAAAGAAATCAAATGTTGGTTTGTTGCCGGCGGCAAGGAATGTACATACTGTCAGGTCTATAAAATGAACAGAGGAAACGAAATAAATTTCCTGGCCGACGGTTTTAATTTCATGGTCTTTTCCTTAAAGGATAAACGACGTGCCCTAGAACATGCTTACGCGGAGCTGGAAAGACAAAACAGGGAATTGGCCGCAAAACAGCAGGAGTTGCTACAATCACTACAGGCCCTGGAAGACAGTCAAAACATTGTGGTCAGCCTGGCTTTAGCGGTAGAAGCTAAAGATCGTTATACCAAGGGTCATTCAGATAGAGTTGCCTGTTACGCCCGGAAACTAGCCCAAAAGTTAAAGTTGAGTAAAGAAGAACAGTCAACCGTTGCGCTGGCAGGCAGGCTTCATGACATAGGCAAAATAGGTATTCAGGATTCCATTCTTAACAAGAAAGGAAAATTGACCGAACAGGAAAAGAAAATCATTCAAGAACACCCTTTGATCGGCGAAAGGATCTGCTCCTCCTTAAAATTTGCCCGAGGAATACTACCAGTCATAAGGCATCACCATGAACGCTACGACGGAGGTGGATACCCCGACGGCCTTGCGGGAGAAAAAATACCCCTGCTGGCCAGGATAGTAGCTATTGCCGACGCGTATGATGCCATGACTTCTGATCGACCGTACCGCCCTGGCCTGGAAGTCGCTGCTGCTCTCAGTGAACTGAAGGCGGGAGCAGGAACCCAATGGGACCCGGAGCTGGTGGACCTGTTTATAGAATTGATAAGGGAAGACAACTTGAAAAAAGGGAAGGGTCAGGTGTTGATCTGTGAAAGCTAA
- a CDS encoding ABC transporter permease encodes MTVFQGNKKSRPKLLPYLGAIAIIVFLWQVLSLILHKPVLPPPMTAVKEFIRIFFPVLGRHFVISGYRVVTSLLLALVTAVPIGLVMGAEEKLDRLLSPVVYLVYPIPKIVFLPIVMILLGIGDQAKIFIIVLIIFFQILVTARDAAKGIPRQLVTSVISLGASRKDIYRHVIVPACLPKILTAARVSLGTAIAVLFLTETVAGSTGLGYFIFNAWYKANFSEMFAGIIAMSLLGLICYYVLDLLERFWCRWQYY; translated from the coding sequence GTGACCGTGTTCCAAGGGAATAAAAAATCGCGACCAAAACTTTTACCCTATCTCGGTGCTATAGCCATAATTGTATTCCTCTGGCAGGTACTCTCCCTAATTTTGCATAAACCGGTCTTACCGCCACCCATGACGGCGGTCAAAGAGTTTATTAGGATATTCTTTCCCGTCCTAGGCCGACATTTTGTAATAAGCGGATACCGGGTTGTTACCAGCTTACTACTGGCTCTGGTGACTGCTGTTCCTATCGGACTGGTCATGGGTGCGGAAGAAAAACTCGATCGCCTCTTGTCACCTGTCGTTTATCTAGTGTATCCCATCCCTAAAATTGTATTTTTGCCGATAGTGATGATACTGTTAGGAATTGGAGATCAAGCCAAGATTTTTATAATTGTGTTGATTATATTTTTTCAAATTTTAGTTACCGCTAGAGATGCGGCAAAAGGAATCCCGCGCCAGCTGGTCACCTCAGTAATATCTTTAGGGGCTAGCAGAAAAGATATTTACCGTCATGTAATTGTTCCCGCTTGCCTTCCTAAGATTCTTACCGCCGCTCGAGTAAGCCTGGGAACAGCCATCGCCGTTCTTTTTTTAACGGAAACGGTAGCTGGCTCAACCGGTTTAGGGTATTTTATATTTAATGCCTGGTACAAAGCAAACTTTTCCGAAATGTTTGCTGGAATAATCGCTATGAGCCTCTTGGGGCTGATTTGTTATTACGTTTTGGACTTATTGGAACGTTTCTGGTGTCGGTGGCAATATTATTAA
- a CDS encoding ABC transporter ATP-binding protein — protein sequence MIEINNVDLVYEDNHYQVKALEKVSLSVGQGDSCAVIGPSGCGKTTLLFLLAGLLRPTRGQVMIAGKELLGPRRNTALILQDYGLLPWKTVWKNAVLGLEIRGRLSRTQQAKVMTILKELGLAEFIHHYPAQLSGGQRQRLAIARALALEPDLLLMDEPLSALDALTREKLQETILDIWCRRNLTMVLVTHNIEEAVFLGRKIIIFSPRPGRVIKVIENPEAGNSHYRHQVEFYQTCSLIRSLLKESNGDRVPRE from the coding sequence ATGATTGAGATTAACAACGTAGATTTGGTCTATGAGGACAATCATTACCAAGTGAAAGCCCTGGAAAAAGTAAGCTTGTCGGTGGGGCAGGGTGATAGCTGCGCCGTAATTGGACCTTCCGGTTGCGGAAAGACCACCCTGCTTTTTCTACTTGCAGGGCTGCTGCGTCCCACTCGAGGACAAGTCATGATTGCTGGAAAGGAGTTACTAGGTCCTCGCAGAAATACGGCTTTGATACTTCAGGATTATGGCTTGCTTCCCTGGAAAACGGTATGGAAAAATGCGGTTCTGGGTCTGGAAATCCGGGGAAGATTAAGTCGGACACAGCAAGCAAAGGTCATGACCATTCTCAAGGAACTGGGGCTGGCTGAGTTCATACACCATTACCCGGCCCAGCTGAGTGGTGGTCAGCGGCAGCGCTTAGCTATTGCCCGCGCTCTGGCCCTGGAACCTGATTTGTTATTGATGGACGAGCCTCTTTCTGCTTTAGACGCTCTGACCCGCGAAAAACTTCAGGAAACCATTCTGGACATCTGGTGTCGAAGAAACCTTACCATGGTGTTAGTTACGCACAATATCGAGGAAGCAGTCTTTCTGGGACGAAAAATAATAATTTTTTCGCCACGTCCCGGAAGAGTGATTAAAGTAATCGAGAATCCCGAGGCTGGTAATTCGCATTACCGACATCAGGTAGAATTTTACCAAACCTGTAGCTTGATCCGTTCCCTTCTGAAGGAGAGTAATGGTGACCGTGTTCCAAGGGAATAA
- a CDS encoding ABC transporter substrate-binding protein → MKRILWRALPLLLLLVLVTAGCSNSEQPKSEASFSNQPLKIGVLPIEDSFPLWVAEENNMFQQAGLTVEIIPFNSARDRDTAMQAGQIDGEVADILAAALLKKAGTEVRIVSLTLGATPEEGRFVLLASPNSGINSVAQLRGQEVALSENTIIEYVADQMLTIAGLKPEEVRKVAIPRIPERLQLLLSDQVKAAVLPDPLATLAESKGAKVVIDDTRLTENISQVVMLFNQKALTEKREAIKRLIEVWGKAAAEVSRNPEKYRKLFNEKARVPEALQDTYVIPSFSQPQVPKEEEVKRLVNWAVEKKLLDKPYSYSELVDETFIGN, encoded by the coding sequence ATGAAGAGAATACTATGGAGAGCGCTTCCGCTCCTCTTGCTTCTCGTTCTGGTCACCGCTGGGTGTTCAAACAGTGAACAGCCAAAATCCGAAGCCAGTTTCAGCAATCAACCTTTAAAAATAGGCGTTCTTCCGATAGAGGATAGTTTTCCTTTGTGGGTAGCGGAAGAGAATAATATGTTTCAGCAAGCAGGATTAACCGTAGAAATAATACCCTTTAACAGTGCCCGAGATAGAGATACGGCCATGCAGGCGGGACAGATAGACGGGGAAGTGGCGGATATCCTGGCCGCAGCCTTACTTAAAAAAGCAGGAACGGAAGTACGTATTGTATCCCTCACTTTAGGGGCTACCCCTGAGGAAGGTAGGTTTGTTCTGCTTGCTTCTCCCAATTCAGGGATCAATTCGGTTGCTCAGTTGAGAGGGCAGGAGGTGGCCCTTTCTGAAAATACTATTATTGAATATGTAGCTGACCAGATGCTCACCATTGCCGGGCTTAAACCGGAAGAGGTGCGCAAAGTAGCAATACCACGCATTCCGGAAAGACTTCAATTATTGTTAAGCGATCAGGTGAAAGCGGCAGTATTACCGGATCCTCTGGCTACCCTCGCCGAAAGTAAAGGGGCAAAAGTTGTCATTGATGATACACGCCTGACGGAAAACATTTCCCAGGTAGTTATGCTTTTCAACCAAAAAGCCTTGACGGAAAAACGGGAAGCCATAAAACGCTTGATCGAAGTTTGGGGTAAAGCTGCCGCAGAAGTCAGCCGTAACCCGGAAAAATACCGGAAATTGTTCAATGAAAAGGCGCGTGTCCCTGAGGCTCTGCAAGATACTTATGTAATTCCCAGCTTTTCTCAGCCTCAGGTACCTAAAGAAGAAGAGGTTAAACGGCTGGTTAACTGGGCAGTGGAAAAGAAACTATTGGATAAACCCTATAGCTACAGTGAATTGGTTGATGAAACCTTCATTGGGAATTAA
- the hfq gene encoding RNA chaperone Hfq: MSKTTINLQDTFLNQIRKDNIPATVYLVNGFQIKGIIRGFDNFTVIIEADGKQQMVYKHAISTVVPARPVNLATEPKI, encoded by the coding sequence ATGTCTAAAACTACAATTAATCTGCAGGATACTTTTTTGAATCAGATACGGAAAGATAATATTCCGGCTACAGTTTACTTAGTGAATGGGTTTCAGATCAAGGGTATCATCCGGGGCTTTGACAATTTTACTGTAATCATAGAAGCGGACGGAAAACAGCAGATGGTATATAAACACGCCATATCCACTGTTGTTCCTGCCCGGCCAGTAAATCTTGCTACAGAGCCTAAAATTTAG